The region gtatttgggtgtgcttgctggccgcatcttcgtccatataacaagcgcaagcttgagtttcgttctaagaagtgtgtttttcttggctatagctctcttcataaaggttacaaatgtcttcatgttcccactaatcgtgtctatatatcttgggacgtcgtgtttgatgagcatgtttttccctttgccaaccttcctgtgtccactgtcgaaccaccatccctgcattcatcctctgttgcttctgaccaatttgatgatgttgcatactctcctttgctgttacctaaccatggtgcaggaaccggacgtggagctcgtttggagctgttggaggattcaccatcatcatcgtcgtcttctggtgggcacgtcgatcgccctatgttgcatggcatcgattcgcgtgcccatgcatggtcacccgacgagcccgtcgcgccgagcatctccactgctcggtccgtttcgccagcggccgccgagtcgcccgcggctcggcccgtcacgccgtcttcgcctgcggctcggcccgtcacgccgtcttcgcccgtggctcgggtcctcacgtcgccttcatcagcggatcggcccgcgacaccggccgcgccacggcccactatgccgagctcgccatcggcccggtctgtgatgccggagtcgccagctgcttcgtcctgtctgccggtttcgccggtgggtcggccttcttcgccaaccgagtccgaggctaccgtgactggctcctcgtcaccggctgactcgtcaacgtcgccatcctccagcccgttgcaggctgctccgtcgacctcggtggttcctgtgtcccgaccacatacacgcagtcgcagtggcattttcaaacctaaggaacgtaaggatggtacggttgcttggttggctgcttgtttggctgctgctgttgcggatccatcttctgagcctcgctcatatcaggctgccctgcgcattccacattggcgagaggctatggagcaggagtttcatgctcttcttcgtaacaagacatggactctcgttcctccaccaccacgggtaaatgttattgactcaaaatgggtattcaaagtgaagaagcattcggatggatctattgagcgttacaaagcgcgacttgttgctcgcagttttcggcagcgtcatggtcttgactatgaggacaccttcagtcctgtcgtcaagcctaccactattcggcttcttctctccattgctgtttctcgtggttggtcacttcgtcaacttgatgtgcagaatgcttttctacatggatttttggaggaagaggtttatatgaaacagccgcctggtttctctgatcctgatcgtcctgactatatctgtcgtctttccaaagcactatatggtttgaagcaagctcctcatgcctggcatgcccgccttgcctctgcccttcgtgctcatgggtttgtgccgtctactgctgacacttcgttatttcttctacagaagccagaagtcactatgtatcttttggtatatgtcgatgatattatccttgtcagctcttctcagtatgctgctgatgctcttgtctgctctcttggtgctgattttgcggtcaaagatcttgggaagcttcactactttcttggagttgaggtcacttctcgtgctactggtcttgtccttacgcagaagaagtactccttggagttgttacagagagctggcatgctgaagtgcaaaccgaccaccacacccatgtcgtctaccgacaagataacagctgttgatggtgagcttttgtctcctacggatgccacagagtacaggagcattgttggtggacttcaatacttgacgatcacgagaccagatatctcttatgctgttaacagggtttgtcagtatcttcaggctcccagagatactcattgggctgctgttaaacgcattcttcgttatgttcagttcaccctgacatttggtatgcatattcggccgacttcctctcgggtcctttcggccttctctgatgcagattgggctggtagcccagatgacaggcgatccacggggggttatgcagtattctttggctctaatttgatcgcctggagtgctcggaaacaggctactgtgtcacgtagcagtactgaagctgagtacaaggctgtggctaatgctactgcagagattatttgggtgcagtctttgcttcaggagttgggtttgtctcaaccacagcctcctattctttggtgtgataacatcggtgctacatacctttctgcaaatccagtatttcatgcccgaatgaaacacattgaaattgactatcactttgtacgggaacgtgtatcacagaagcaactccagatcaagtttatctcatctaaggatcaacttgcagacatcttcactaagcctttaccgctgccacagtttgaggcttgtaggcgcaatcttacccttctcagttctttagaaagtggctaagattgagggagggtgttagactatgtatagcttctgtacatatgtacgtatatggtacatattgtaacacaaccattatatataatgagataagccacccctagagggttgtgctggttccccaaaacttattgtcttacacacAGCCACCACCTCCTCTCCCCAAGAAACGCCTCTCCAGCGCTTCCGAAgccaagagcgagacggcggcggcgttagtgggggaggaggaggaggagaatggAGCGACGGAGGATGAGGCGCGGGGGGCGCAAGAAGGGGCGGAGGGATACGTGGAGAGCGTTGGCGCCGGGGACCCGGCGGGCCCTCCGGCCCATCACCTTGCGGTCCGCGCTGGTCTTGGGGACCCGGTGTTCTTCCTCCTGACCTTCGTCGCCGTCACGGTGAGACACTGAGTCTCTGCCATCTAGTTTCAGTTTTCATTTGAGTTTTTGAAAGATTAATTCTTCCGTATTGCTGCaatcttgaggtcatggagtgcctCTTATTTCCCCCATCTTTTGTTGCCTTCTCCAGACATCCGTTGCCTTCATCAGCATGGTAGCGGTGGCGATTCCTACGATGCTCGTAAGTCTGGCTTCTCAATGCAATTTCGAGTTGATGTTACTAGAAAACGG is a window of Triticum dicoccoides isolate Atlit2015 ecotype Zavitan chromosome 2B, WEW_v2.0, whole genome shotgun sequence DNA encoding:
- the LOC119360767 gene encoding uncharacterized protein LOC119360767 encodes the protein MVLAALVGLFASNAKPWRGGSAPGHQKSKQMHRLEGYCFLYANYFAAPMHDEKPPPPLPKKRLSSASEAKSETAAALVGEEEEENGATEDEARGAQEGAEGYVESVGAGDPAGPPAHHLAVRAGLGDPVFFLLTFVAVTTSVAFISMVAVAIPTMLAMRRAANSFALLADAALDELPSTMTAVRLSGMEISDFTLELSDLRE